From a single Chloracidobacterium thermophilum B genomic region:
- a CDS encoding isoaspartyl peptidase/L-asparaginase family protein, giving the protein MNHIWSRRAFLSTALATTAAAIVRGAPSQPIAFAIHGGAGVIEKSSMTPEREAQYRLKLTEAVTAGHQVLKRGGTALDAVVTAIVLLEDSGIFNAGKGAVFTSAGTCELDASIMNGANRAAGAVAGVKRIKNPIRAARAVMEHSPHVLMVGSGAEAFAAERGLTLVSPKYFGTEEGRRELEKIKAEEARRKKVARQFPSEPAAAAKFGTVGAVALDAQGNLAAGTSTGGMSNKRFGRVGDSPIIGAGTYADNATCAVSCTGHGEYFIRSVVAYDIAALMAYKGLSLKEAAEEVILRKLVTMGGIGGAIALDRQGNIALPFNSPGMHRASIDPDGRLFVGIYRDDG; this is encoded by the coding sequence ATGAACCACATCTGGTCACGCCGTGCGTTTTTGTCCACGGCTCTTGCCACAACGGCGGCGGCAATCGTCCGCGGCGCTCCATCACAACCGATCGCTTTTGCCATCCACGGCGGAGCCGGCGTCATTGAGAAAAGTTCCATGACGCCGGAGCGCGAGGCGCAGTACCGGCTGAAACTGACCGAAGCCGTCACGGCCGGCCACCAGGTCCTGAAGCGTGGCGGTACGGCGCTGGATGCCGTGGTGACGGCCATCGTCCTGCTCGAAGATTCAGGCATCTTCAATGCTGGCAAGGGGGCTGTGTTCACCAGCGCCGGCACGTGTGAACTCGACGCCTCGATTATGAACGGGGCCAACCGGGCGGCCGGGGCCGTGGCCGGCGTCAAACGCATCAAAAACCCCATTCGTGCGGCGCGGGCCGTGATGGAGCATTCCCCGCACGTGCTGATGGTCGGGAGCGGTGCCGAAGCCTTTGCCGCCGAGCGCGGACTGACACTCGTTTCGCCAAAGTACTTCGGGACGGAAGAAGGTCGGCGCGAACTTGAAAAAATCAAGGCCGAGGAAGCCAGGCGCAAGAAAGTCGCCCGGCAGTTTCCATCTGAACCGGCGGCAGCAGCCAAGTTCGGGACAGTTGGCGCCGTGGCGCTCGATGCCCAGGGCAACCTCGCGGCCGGAACTTCAACCGGCGGGATGAGCAACAAACGCTTCGGGCGGGTCGGGGACTCACCCATCATCGGCGCTGGCACCTATGCCGACAATGCGACCTGCGCCGTTTCCTGCACGGGGCATGGCGAGTATTTCATCCGGTCGGTTGTGGCCTACGACATTGCCGCCCTGATGGCCTACAAGGGCTTGTCCCTGAAGGAAGCCGCCGAAGAAGTCATCCTGCGCAAGCTCGTCACCATGGGCGGCATTGGCGGTGCGATTGCCCTTGACCGGCAGGGCAACATCGCCCTGCCCTTCAATTCACCGGGCATGCATCGCGCCAGCATTGACCCGGACGGACGGCTTTTTGTCGGCATCTACCGCGATGACGGGTAA
- a CDS encoding protein kinase domain-containing protein, translating into MPALGTFLAHYEIYEKLGAGGMGEVYRARDTKLNRDVAIKVLPPHLASDQEIRLRFEREARAIAQLSHPNVRAIYDFDVVGETAFAVMEYLEGESLRARLRRGPIPLADGVRLGVSIAEGLAAIHQKGIIHRDLKPENIFLTTDGQIKILDFGVARVVKSTVISEDEETRHDSDTFSTLPGMVVGTVGYMSPEQVRGAALDGRSDIFALGCVLFEVFTGQRAFQGTTPAEVTASILRDDPFEQLDEAKSLPADLRQVLVRCLQRHPAQRFQSAQDLAFVLRTLLLRLSEKTRLDLSTQPADKSASPLPTTRRLLPATALARSRMLWWTGGALLSVVLLGGIVAFLWSGRSKPLFLTYTYLTNAGSDTAPAWSPDGQSLAFASRRDGRQRIWVKRITGEAVEVPITDGDDSRPRYSPDGQQIAFIRQMDDGAAALYVVSSLGGEPRLIAREAVDGDWAPDGRRLCLSRWVRGQGVTSTLLEQVESDGSNLRLIARLEGLRLRCPRWSPDGQYIALVKDVVAGNVFSPVVLVKVSTGEARQLNPKERGGYLSSPAWLEDSSAVVAIQATSPEAPNIITPARVLVFDVRTEECRTVAALPHDAPVCDLRNGKLVYEARSRRGNLVEVRLGTRPNDMPQMRVLAQGTSIDRQPRYTPDGKGLVFTSNRTGNNDIWQLDFGSGRLRPLTTHPDTDWDPVVAPDGTALYWSSNRSGTFEIWTANPDGTRGRALTAFGASAQNPTVSPDGKEVFFTVSDHPQYGLWRMKTDGSGGQRLVAEMPARWPEVSPDGQYLLYVTTMKEGTGNAIRVVRTADGEQVFSIEVGLGGLSHGRARWSPDGKQIAWVSTIGTGGIFIQDFRPGTDTTRTRRQLVGDIFGSPPESFAFSPDGRTLVVAASDDAPNLMLCVGLPDLTPSRIPGLLSR; encoded by the coding sequence ATGCCTGCTCTTGGGACGTTCCTTGCCCACTACGAAATCTATGAAAAGCTCGGCGCCGGTGGGATGGGGGAGGTCTATCGGGCGCGCGACACCAAGCTCAACCGGGATGTGGCGATCAAGGTTCTGCCGCCGCACCTGGCCAGCGACCAGGAAATCCGGTTGCGGTTTGAACGCGAAGCCCGCGCCATTGCACAGTTGTCGCATCCCAACGTACGCGCCATCTATGACTTTGATGTGGTAGGGGAGACGGCCTTTGCCGTCATGGAATATCTCGAAGGGGAATCCCTGCGTGCGCGGCTGCGGCGCGGTCCGATTCCCCTGGCCGACGGCGTCCGTCTGGGTGTGTCCATTGCCGAGGGGCTGGCGGCCATCCATCAGAAAGGCATCATTCACCGTGACCTCAAGCCGGAGAACATCTTTCTGACGACCGACGGGCAGATCAAGATTCTCGATTTCGGCGTGGCCCGGGTGGTGAAGTCAACGGTCATTTCTGAAGATGAAGAAACCCGGCATGACAGCGATACCTTCAGCACCTTGCCGGGCATGGTCGTCGGCACGGTGGGGTACATGTCGCCGGAGCAGGTGCGCGGTGCGGCGCTTGACGGGCGCAGCGACATTTTCGCGCTCGGCTGTGTGCTCTTTGAAGTCTTTACCGGGCAGCGTGCCTTTCAGGGTACAACCCCGGCGGAGGTCACGGCCTCAATCCTGCGGGATGATCCCTTTGAGCAGCTCGATGAAGCGAAATCGCTTCCGGCTGATCTCAGGCAGGTGCTTGTCCGGTGCTTGCAGCGCCATCCGGCACAACGCTTCCAGAGTGCCCAGGATTTGGCTTTTGTCCTGCGAACCCTGCTGCTGAGGCTTTCCGAAAAAACCAGGCTGGACCTGTCCACACAGCCCGCCGACAAGTCAGCGTCACCGCTGCCGACGACGCGCAGGCTGCTCCCGGCAACGGCGCTGGCCCGCTCCCGGATGCTCTGGTGGACAGGTGGTGCTCTGCTGTCGGTCGTGTTGCTGGGGGGCATCGTGGCGTTTCTCTGGAGCGGCCGGTCGAAGCCGCTGTTTTTGACCTATACCTACCTGACCAACGCCGGAAGTGACACCGCACCGGCGTGGTCGCCGGATGGGCAGAGCCTGGCTTTTGCTTCCCGGCGCGATGGACGGCAGCGCATCTGGGTCAAGCGCATTACCGGCGAGGCGGTCGAGGTCCCCATTACGGATGGTGACGACAGCCGCCCACGCTATTCGCCCGACGGCCAGCAGATAGCCTTCATCCGCCAGATGGATGATGGCGCGGCGGCGCTTTACGTCGTGTCGTCGCTGGGCGGTGAGCCGCGCCTAATTGCGAGGGAAGCCGTGGATGGGGACTGGGCACCGGATGGCCGCCGGTTGTGCCTGAGCCGGTGGGTGCGGGGGCAGGGTGTCACCTCGACCCTGCTGGAACAGGTGGAAAGTGATGGAAGCAACCTGCGCCTCATCGCTCGGCTGGAGGGGTTGCGGCTGCGCTGCCCACGCTGGTCGCCGGATGGACAGTACATTGCGCTGGTCAAGGATGTGGTTGCCGGCAACGTCTTCTCGCCGGTGGTTCTGGTCAAGGTCTCCACCGGCGAAGCGCGCCAGCTTAACCCAAAGGAGCGTGGTGGCTATCTGTCGAGTCCGGCCTGGCTGGAAGACAGTTCGGCCGTGGTGGCCATCCAGGCCACGTCACCGGAAGCGCCGAACATCATCACCCCGGCGCGGGTGCTGGTGTTTGACGTACGGACGGAGGAGTGCCGTACCGTTGCCGCACTCCCGCACGATGCACCGGTATGTGATCTGCGGAATGGAAAGCTGGTTTATGAAGCGCGCTCGCGGCGCGGCAATCTCGTGGAGGTACGGCTTGGCACCCGCCCCAACGACATGCCCCAGATGCGGGTCCTGGCCCAGGGCACAAGCATTGACCGCCAGCCGCGCTACACACCGGACGGCAAAGGGTTGGTGTTTACGTCCAACCGCACCGGCAACAACGACATCTGGCAGCTTGATTTCGGCAGTGGACGCCTCCGCCCGCTGACCACCCACCCGGACACCGACTGGGACCCCGTGGTGGCACCGGATGGCACGGCCCTGTACTGGAGTTCCAACCGCAGCGGAACATTTGAAATCTGGACGGCCAACCCGGACGGCACGCGCGGCCGGGCGCTGACGGCGTTTGGCGCCAGCGCCCAGAACCCAACCGTATCACCTGACGGCAAAGAGGTCTTCTTCACGGTGAGCGATCATCCCCAGTATGGCCTGTGGCGCATGAAAACCGATGGCTCCGGTGGGCAGCGTCTGGTGGCCGAGATGCCCGCCCGGTGGCCGGAAGTCTCCCCTGATGGGCAGTACCTGCTCTACGTGACCACTATGAAGGAAGGCACCGGCAATGCCATCCGGGTCGTCCGCACGGCAGATGGCGAACAGGTCTTTTCCATTGAGGTCGGACTGGGCGGTTTGAGCCATGGCCGGGCCCGGTGGTCCCCGGATGGGAAGCAGATCGCCTGGGTTTCAACCATTGGCACCGGCGGTATTTTCATCCAGGATTTTCGTCCGGGCACCGATACCACTCGTACCCGCCGCCAGCTTGTTGGAGACATCTTTGGTTCGCCGCCGGAAAGCTTTGCCTTCTCACCCGATGGCCGGACGCTGGTCGTGGCCGCCAGCGATGACGCCCCCAACCTGATGCTGTGTGTCGGGCTCCCAGACCTGACGCCCTCCCGGATACCAGGTCTGCTGAGCCGATGA
- a CDS encoding TonB family protein, with amino-acid sequence MLCLMALTLAGWLMLAGASVQGQSPPGNTAGNRLTVPQLAAQLSDADVETRLRAALTLRKLGPAAAPAAAELVKALRDEDPRVAEQAMWTLAFIGSPGLAAVPTLTAMVRDVDEPNRVTAAAVLGLLKPSQAEPAAALIEATRSSDAELRRAAALALGALGASALSGVTPLVRLTTDQSRDVRQAAVTALGRLGGYAAPALPALRALTTGDDPDLRPLAAAAVQRIESDLARPVRTEPTPPATTPPSAPPAEPPPVQAANGSQADVPQTRPRRVASRMEPAPERQPSRTEPSRTAPSRTEPSEPSAGAGNRTGVVLLSQDKPRYTREAAMRNVTGVVVVRVEFRADGRIGNVELVSGLGSGLDEEAMRAARSIRFTPAQENGQPVTTTMDIKYRFVNQ; translated from the coding sequence ATGTTGTGTCTTATGGCCCTGACGCTGGCTGGCTGGCTGATGCTGGCCGGCGCATCCGTCCAGGGGCAGTCCCCGCCGGGGAACACGGCGGGCAACCGGCTGACGGTGCCGCAACTGGCGGCACAGCTTTCGGATGCCGATGTGGAAACCCGGCTGCGTGCCGCGCTCACCCTGCGGAAGCTGGGGCCGGCCGCCGCGCCAGCGGCAGCCGAACTCGTCAAGGCGCTGCGGGACGAGGACCCGCGTGTGGCGGAACAGGCGATGTGGACGCTGGCTTTCATCGGTTCGCCGGGGCTGGCCGCCGTTCCGACCCTGACGGCCATGGTTCGGGATGTGGATGAACCCAACCGCGTCACGGCAGCAGCCGTTCTGGGTTTGCTGAAACCGTCGCAGGCCGAACCGGCCGCAGCCCTCATCGAAGCCACCCGCAGCAGCGACGCCGAACTGCGGCGGGCGGCGGCGCTGGCCCTTGGTGCACTTGGAGCATCCGCACTTTCCGGCGTGACGCCCCTGGTACGCCTGACGACTGACCAGAGCCGTGATGTCCGCCAGGCGGCCGTCACCGCGCTGGGACGACTGGGCGGCTATGCAGCTCCGGCGCTGCCGGCGCTACGCGCGCTGACGACAGGTGACGACCCCGACCTGCGGCCGCTGGCGGCGGCCGCCGTCCAGCGGATTGAAAGTGATCTGGCGCGTCCGGTACGGACGGAGCCGACGCCACCGGCCACGACGCCGCCTTCTGCACCTCCGGCCGAACCGCCGCCGGTTCAGGCGGCCAACGGGTCACAGGCCGACGTTCCGCAAACCCGACCCCGGCGGGTGGCGTCACGGATGGAACCGGCACCGGAGCGTCAACCTTCCCGTACCGAACCTTCACGTACTGCGCCGTCCCGTACTGAACCGTCGGAGCCATCGGCCGGGGCGGGCAATCGTACGGGTGTTGTGCTGTTGTCACAGGACAAACCGCGCTACACGCGGGAAGCCGCCATGCGGAACGTCACGGGCGTGGTGGTGGTACGGGTTGAGTTTCGCGCTGACGGGCGGATTGGCAACGTCGAGCTGGTTTCCGGGCTGGGCAGTGGTCTTGATGAGGAAGCCATGCGCGCCGCGCGGAGCATCCGGTTCACCCCGGCCCAAGAAAACGGGCAACCCGTCACGACGACCATGGACATCAAGTACCGCTTCGTCAACCAGTAG
- the moaA gene encoding GTP 3',8-cyclase MoaA produces MTYAHPRTVHLHPLLRDAHGRVIRDLRISITDRCNFRCTYCMPDEGVTWKAAEELLTVDEILALARVFVGLGIEKIRLTGGEVLLRDDVVALTRALRQLPGVKDLALTTNGYRFEQYAAALAEAGLQRITISLDSLREETFHRLTRVRALDRVLRAIELAHRYRLTPVRVNCVLMRGVNDGEIEDFADFARAWDVSLRFIEYMPLDGPGEWQPTLVVPGREVRARIQARYPLIPIAGQSPSETARRYRFADGAPGEIGIIAPVTEPFCGACSRLRLTADGKLRTCLFSVVEYDLRDALRAGAGQQELAARILTAVAQKEAGHRINEPDFIPPSRTMSCIGG; encoded by the coding sequence ATGACCTACGCCCATCCCCGGACCGTCCACCTGCACCCACTGCTCCGCGATGCCCACGGGCGCGTCATCCGCGACCTGCGCATTTCGATCACGGACCGGTGCAACTTTCGCTGCACCTACTGCATGCCGGACGAAGGCGTGACGTGGAAAGCCGCTGAAGAACTGCTCACCGTGGATGAAATTCTGGCGCTGGCGCGGGTGTTCGTCGGATTGGGGATCGAGAAAATCCGTCTCACCGGAGGCGAGGTGCTGCTGCGTGACGACGTTGTGGCGCTGACGCGCGCCCTGCGCCAGTTACCGGGGGTGAAAGACCTGGCGCTGACGACCAACGGCTACCGGTTCGAGCAGTATGCGGCCGCCTTGGCCGAAGCCGGACTGCAACGCATCACCATCAGCCTGGATTCGCTGCGCGAAGAAACCTTTCACCGCCTGACGCGCGTCAGGGCGCTGGACCGCGTGCTGCGCGCCATCGAGCTGGCGCATCGCTACCGGCTCACGCCGGTGCGCGTCAACTGCGTGCTCATGCGTGGCGTCAACGACGGCGAAATTGAAGACTTTGCCGACTTTGCCCGCGCTTGGGATGTGAGCCTGCGGTTTATCGAATACATGCCGCTCGACGGGCCCGGCGAGTGGCAACCGACGCTGGTCGTGCCTGGCCGGGAAGTCCGCGCCCGCATTCAGGCGCGCTATCCGCTCATCCCCATCGCCGGACAGTCACCCAGCGAAACGGCCCGGCGGTACCGTTTCGCCGATGGTGCGCCGGGTGAAATCGGCATCATTGCCCCTGTCACCGAGCCGTTCTGTGGCGCGTGCAGTCGCCTGCGGCTGACCGCCGACGGCAAACTTCGGACATGCCTTTTTTCGGTCGTTGAGTATGATTTACGCGATGCGTTGCGGGCCGGGGCCGGGCAGCAGGAACTGGCCGCGCGCATCCTGACGGCGGTTGCCCAAAAAGAAGCCGGGCACCGCATCAACGAACCCGATTTCATCCCGCCGAGCCGCACGATGTCCTGCATTGGCGGGTGA
- a CDS encoding SCP2 sterol-binding domain-containing protein has product MPDKPSSPIAAIFSNLEKKYRPGAYTKPTTFYFSLDDEKWTVTLDAKACRVTKGKVTDQADVVLKTSSDLFLQMWRGEYQPGAGDFFTGRIKSNDPQALKTFMAAFS; this is encoded by the coding sequence ATGCCGGACAAACCCAGCTCGCCGATTGCAGCCATTTTCAGCAACCTTGAGAAGAAATACCGCCCCGGGGCCTACACCAAACCGACGACGTTTTACTTCTCGCTGGATGACGAGAAATGGACGGTGACGCTGGATGCCAAGGCTTGCCGCGTGACCAAGGGCAAGGTGACGGATCAGGCCGATGTGGTGTTGAAAACATCATCTGACCTGTTCCTGCAGATGTGGCGCGGCGAATACCAGCCCGGCGCCGGCGATTTTTTCACCGGACGCATCAAGTCCAATGACCCACAGGCACTCAAGACCTTCATGGCGGCTTTCTCGTGA
- a CDS encoding flavodoxin family protein: MTSVTIVYHSGYGHTAAQAAAVLEGVQSVPGVSAQLIRVEDVENHWETLDRSDAIVFGSPTYMGSVSGPFKTFMDATSRRWLQQAWKDKIAAGFTNSGSLSGDKLNTLVQLAIFAAQHGMLWVGQAELPAGRADDAINRIGSMLGAAAQSDHGSTGPSEGDLATARRFGARVAQAAQRWQRGATT, from the coding sequence ATGACGAGCGTAACGATTGTTTACCACAGTGGCTACGGCCACACGGCTGCGCAGGCGGCCGCTGTTCTCGAAGGCGTCCAAAGTGTGCCGGGGGTTTCGGCGCAGCTTATCCGTGTCGAGGACGTTGAAAACCACTGGGAAACCCTGGATAGGTCGGATGCCATTGTGTTTGGTTCGCCAACCTACATGGGGAGCGTGTCGGGGCCATTCAAAACCTTTATGGATGCCACGTCGCGCCGCTGGCTTCAGCAGGCGTGGAAAGACAAAATTGCCGCCGGGTTTACCAACTCCGGCAGCCTGAGTGGTGACAAACTCAATACGCTCGTGCAGTTGGCCATTTTTGCCGCCCAGCACGGCATGCTGTGGGTTGGACAGGCAGAACTGCCAGCCGGACGCGCTGACGACGCCATCAACCGGATTGGAAGCATGCTCGGCGCGGCCGCCCAATCCGATCACGGCAGCACGGGGCCGTCCGAGGGCGACCTGGCCACGGCAAGACGGTTTGGTGCGCGCGTGGCCCAGGCTGCCCAACGCTGGCAACGCGGCGCTACCACCTGA
- a CDS encoding sodium:solute symporter, giving the protein MTALDWAVIAAYFAYLIVDGLRAGRRGQTSDGYFRADRSLGWWTVGLSVMATQLSAITLVGATGQGYTDGLRFVQFYFALPIAMVILCVTAVPGFHRANVFTAYEFLERRFDARTRALTSLFFLLSRGLATSVVIAAPAVVLSVVLGWPETFTVLAMGVVTTLYTVLGGVRAVAWNDVKQMVVILVGLAAMLWVLVARLPPSVSLWEGLHVAGATGRLTAVVWSLDWREKYTVWSGLLASLFLFLSYFGCDQSQVQRYLAAASVDAARRSLLLNAFVKIPLQAAVLLIGVLMFVFYVFAPAPPLVFAGNVELANEAARQTYAQLAADYAVATDERRQAALRYVAVRREHAATAASAETAFLEAQARCDALHRAATKLLSEATGRPYDDTNHIFPTFVLSQLPTGLVGLMLAAIFAAAMSTSAGELNALATTTALDMYHRWWAPEASEAELVRVGRLATAFWGGWACVGALYATHLGSLIEVVNRFGSWFYGALLGVFVLAVADPRADGQGAISGLLLGMGVVWVLAATDLVAFLWLNAVGCLVTCVVGVIVSRIRWFGGREKR; this is encoded by the coding sequence ATGACCGCACTCGATTGGGCTGTCATCGCCGCCTACTTTGCCTACCTCATTGTGGATGGCCTCCGCGCCGGCCGGCGTGGACAGACCTCGGACGGCTACTTTCGGGCCGACCGGAGTCTGGGCTGGTGGACGGTCGGGCTGTCGGTGATGGCCACCCAGCTTTCGGCCATCACGCTCGTGGGCGCCACCGGACAGGGCTACACCGATGGCCTGCGCTTTGTACAGTTTTACTTTGCACTTCCCATCGCCATGGTCATCCTGTGCGTCACCGCCGTACCGGGCTTTCACCGGGCCAATGTCTTCACGGCCTACGAGTTTCTGGAGCGGCGCTTCGATGCGCGGACGCGCGCGCTCACCAGCCTCTTTTTTCTGCTGTCGCGGGGGTTGGCCACTTCCGTCGTCATTGCCGCGCCGGCCGTGGTGTTGTCCGTCGTGCTGGGCTGGCCGGAAACCTTCACGGTTTTGGCTATGGGCGTCGTCACGACACTCTACACCGTTCTGGGTGGCGTGCGCGCTGTGGCGTGGAATGATGTCAAACAGATGGTGGTGATTCTGGTCGGGCTGGCGGCGATGCTGTGGGTACTGGTTGCCAGGCTCCCGCCGTCGGTTTCGCTGTGGGAAGGGCTGCACGTGGCCGGGGCTACGGGACGCCTCACGGCTGTGGTCTGGTCGTTGGACTGGCGCGAGAAGTACACCGTCTGGTCAGGGTTGCTGGCCTCGCTGTTTCTGTTTCTGTCTTACTTTGGCTGTGACCAAAGCCAGGTGCAGCGGTATCTGGCCGCGGCTTCGGTGGATGCCGCGCGCCGGTCGCTGCTGCTCAATGCCTTCGTGAAAATTCCCCTCCAGGCAGCCGTGCTGCTGATTGGGGTGCTGATGTTCGTTTTTTACGTGTTTGCGCCGGCGCCGCCGCTCGTGTTTGCCGGAAACGTGGAACTGGCGAATGAAGCCGCACGCCAGACCTACGCCCAACTTGCGGCCGACTACGCTGTAGCAACGGATGAACGGCGGCAGGCGGCCCTTCGCTACGTGGCCGTCCGGCGGGAACATGCGGCGACGGCAGCCTCTGCTGAAACAGCTTTTCTGGAAGCGCAGGCGCGGTGTGACGCTCTGCACCGGGCGGCTACGAAGCTTCTGTCCGAGGCGACCGGCCGCCCCTACGACGACACCAACCACATTTTCCCGACCTTTGTCCTGTCCCAGCTTCCGACGGGGCTGGTGGGGTTGATGCTGGCGGCCATCTTTGCCGCGGCCATGTCCACGAGCGCCGGGGAACTCAACGCACTGGCCACGACAACGGCGCTGGATATGTACCATCGGTGGTGGGCGCCGGAAGCGTCTGAGGCCGAGCTGGTCAGGGTTGGCAGGCTGGCAACGGCATTCTGGGGCGGCTGGGCCTGTGTCGGCGCGCTCTATGCGACGCATCTCGGCTCGCTCATTGAAGTTGTCAACCGCTTTGGCTCGTGGTTTTACGGGGCCCTGCTGGGCGTTTTTGTGCTGGCCGTGGCTGACCCACGGGCCGATGGACAGGGTGCTATCAGCGGGCTTTTGCTGGGGATGGGCGTCGTCTGGGTGTTGGCGGCAACCGATCTGGTCGCTTTTCTCTGGCTCAACGCCGTGGGCTGTCTGGTAACGTGCGTCGTTGGCGTCATCGTCAGCCGCATCCGCTGGTTTGGCGGGCGGGAGAAGCGGTAG
- a CDS encoding zinc ribbon domain-containing protein, translating into MSDTLEQAIAAIKAGDKNTGGQLLNQVLQTDPQNETAWLWMTTVVGSDEERRKILEYILSINPDNEIAQNSLAKLKPPVSPATDIQVDPYPTPPQQFETPLQPAHKAEENEAVRKCPYCAETIKAEAIVCRFCGRDIKTGQSLPTTVAINQDTPSISPYLVQRIREMTYSGWYIIHITPTEVHLRKPKKFGIALYLFTVIFLHSLTTMSTTKYHYQYGYCDYPQECIMKLILTAVFVFFIAAIIYLLRRDRMLCYTEEQLRREKERKS; encoded by the coding sequence ATGTCAGACACTCTCGAACAGGCCATTGCGGCTATCAAAGCCGGTGACAAAAACACCGGCGGGCAACTGCTCAATCAGGTACTGCAAACCGATCCCCAAAACGAAACAGCCTGGTTATGGATGACCACTGTTGTTGGCTCAGATGAGGAAAGACGGAAGATTTTGGAGTATATACTATCCATCAATCCCGACAACGAAATTGCACAAAACAGCCTGGCCAAACTGAAGCCTCCGGTATCTCCGGCAACTGATATTCAGGTTGATCCCTATCCTACTCCTCCGCAGCAATTTGAGACTCCATTACAACCAGCACACAAGGCAGAGGAAAATGAAGCCGTAAGGAAATGTCCATATTGCGCGGAAACCATCAAAGCCGAAGCCATTGTCTGCCGGTTTTGCGGCAGAGATATAAAGACCGGGCAATCACTCCCTACGACTGTTGCCATAAACCAAGACACGCCCTCTATATCACCATATCTTGTTCAACGCATTAGGGAGATGACATATTCAGGATGGTATATTATCCACATAACACCGACAGAAGTTCACCTAAGAAAACCCAAGAAATTTGGCATAGCTTTATATCTTTTCACTGTTATTTTCTTACATTCACTCACCACCATGTCCACGACGAAATACCATTATCAATATGGCTACTGTGACTACCCCCAAGAATGTATCATGAAACTCATACTTACAGCAGTTTTTGTGTTTTTTATAGCCGCTATAATCTATCTCTTGAGAAGAGATAGGATGCTTTGCTATACTGAAGAGCAACTTAGAAGAGAGAAAGAACGAAAATCTTGA